One region of gamma proteobacterium HIMB55 genomic DNA includes:
- a CDS encoding metal-dependent hydrolase, beta-lactamase superfamily III (PFAM: Metallo-beta-lactamase superfamily), which yields MKKRYVLFLIILVIVAGGYSQRDTLVTRLLQTGIDRQFASSTIESLGDGLHVALCGAGSPLPAPKASGPCVAVIANGELYVVDVGTDSPRNLARMGWAASALEGVFITHFHSDHIDGLGELMTLRWAGGSFESPLPVYGPTGIERVVGGFNEAYAQDFIYRQAHHGDSVAPLKAAGGSPKPFTKPAKGQTATLVDKGDLKIEAFSVTHTPVEPAVGYRFTYKGRTVVITGDTIKDQNIVQMSRGVDLLVHEALADNLVGLINEGARRNNLTNMMKITHDIPDYHATPMDAAETAAEAGVGHLLYYHIVPALLVPGQEPLFLNGAEDVFEDFTIGYDGVAFSLPANSDEIIQISDGL from the coding sequence ATGAAAAAGCGCTACGTCCTCTTCCTTATCATTCTCGTTATCGTCGCCGGCGGCTACAGTCAGCGCGATACTCTGGTGACGCGCTTGCTGCAGACCGGCATCGATCGACAGTTCGCCTCATCAACCATCGAATCCTTAGGCGATGGACTCCACGTCGCCTTATGCGGAGCAGGCTCACCACTCCCCGCACCTAAGGCATCGGGGCCTTGTGTTGCTGTCATCGCTAATGGCGAGCTGTATGTCGTTGATGTCGGCACTGATAGCCCTCGCAACTTGGCGCGTATGGGATGGGCTGCTTCAGCGCTTGAAGGTGTTTTCATTACGCACTTCCACTCTGATCATATCGATGGACTCGGCGAGCTAATGACACTTCGCTGGGCAGGTGGCAGCTTTGAATCGCCACTCCCCGTTTACGGTCCAACGGGCATTGAGCGTGTCGTCGGCGGCTTCAATGAGGCGTACGCGCAAGATTTTATCTATCGCCAAGCGCACCACGGTGATTCGGTCGCACCGCTAAAAGCTGCGGGCGGCTCCCCCAAGCCATTTACAAAACCTGCCAAAGGTCAAACGGCGACGCTGGTCGATAAAGGCGACCTGAAAATTGAAGCTTTCTCAGTGACTCACACACCTGTTGAACCCGCAGTTGGGTACCGATTTACCTACAAAGGTCGAACCGTGGTCATTACGGGCGACACCATCAAGGACCAAAATATTGTCCAAATGTCTCGCGGTGTGGACCTGCTTGTTCATGAAGCGCTCGCAGATAATCTCGTCGGGCTCATCAACGAAGGCGCAAGACGCAACAACCTGACAAATATGATGAAGATCACTCACGACATCCCCGACTATCACGCAACACCAATGGATGCTGCGGAGACGGCAGCGGAAGCAGGGGTCGGTCATTTGCTCTACTACCACATTGTCCCAGCGCTTCTCGTTCCTGGTCAGGAGCCCCTCTTCCTGAATGGCGCAGAGGATGTCTTTGAAGATTTCACCATCGGCTACGATGGCGTTGCCTTTAGCCTTCCGGCCAATAGCGATGAGATCATCCAAATCAGTGACGGGCTATAA
- a CDS encoding acyl-CoA dehydrogenase (PFAM: Acyl-CoA dehydrogenase, C-terminal domain; Acyl-CoA dehydrogenase, middle domain; Acyl-CoA dehydrogenase, N-terminal domain) produces the protein MENLEQFRADTREWLEANCPEDMRQPMRSDEDQCWGGRNWVFKSEGQKLWLERMAAKGWTAPRWPAEYGGGGLSGPEAKILGEEMARIGARRPLSSFGLDMLGPALLLYATEEQKQQYIPDIINGKIRWCQGYSEPNAGSDLASLRTKAEDMGDHYLINGSKVWTSYADKADWIFCLVRTDFDCPKHEGISFLLFDMTTEGVSTKPIKLISGTSPFCETFFDNVQVPKTQLVGTLNKGWEIAKYLLTHERAMIGGFGLAGGGMKGMGQMAAAKRGTKDGRLRDASLRAEASAFEIDEMAFGLTIERITDETKAGQGTGASSSILKMYGTELNKLRQELFMAIGATDALNFDTDSKGALVRSWLRSKANSIEGGTTEVQLNIIAKRILGLPA, from the coding sequence ATGGAAAACCTTGAACAATTTCGAGCCGACACACGCGAGTGGCTAGAGGCCAATTGTCCAGAAGATATGCGCCAACCGATGCGGTCCGATGAGGATCAGTGCTGGGGTGGCAGAAACTGGGTATTCAAAAGCGAAGGCCAGAAACTTTGGCTCGAGCGTATGGCAGCAAAAGGCTGGACGGCACCACGGTGGCCTGCGGAATATGGCGGCGGCGGTCTCTCTGGCCCCGAAGCGAAAATCTTAGGAGAAGAAATGGCGCGCATCGGTGCACGACGCCCGCTCAGCAGCTTTGGTCTGGATATGCTTGGCCCAGCACTTCTGCTCTACGCGACAGAAGAGCAAAAGCAGCAATACATCCCCGATATCATCAACGGCAAAATCCGCTGGTGTCAGGGCTACAGTGAGCCCAACGCCGGCTCTGACTTGGCCAGTCTGCGCACAAAAGCCGAGGATATGGGTGATCACTACCTGATCAACGGCTCGAAAGTCTGGACGTCTTATGCGGATAAAGCTGACTGGATTTTCTGCTTGGTTCGCACAGATTTTGACTGTCCCAAGCACGAAGGGATTAGCTTCTTGCTGTTTGATATGACCACTGAAGGCGTCAGCACAAAGCCAATCAAACTGATCAGCGGTACCTCGCCCTTCTGTGAAACCTTCTTCGATAACGTGCAAGTACCCAAGACACAATTGGTCGGCACGCTAAACAAGGGCTGGGAAATCGCTAAATACCTGCTTACACACGAGCGTGCCATGATCGGCGGCTTTGGTTTGGCGGGTGGCGGCATGAAGGGCATGGGCCAAATGGCAGCAGCAAAGCGCGGCACCAAAGACGGCCGTCTTCGCGATGCATCGTTGCGGGCAGAAGCAAGCGCCTTTGAAATCGATGAAATGGCGTTCGGTCTTACCATCGAGCGCATCACCGATGAGACGAAGGCAGGCCAAGGAACGGGAGCGTCTTCGTCAATTCTTAAGATGTACGGCACCGAGCTCAACAAGCTACGTCAGGAATTATTCATGGCCATCGGTGCAACCGATGCGCTGAACTTCGATACCGATAGCAAAGGCGCGCTGGTAAGAAGTTGGCTTCGAAGTAAGGCCAACTCTATCGAAGGCGGCACCACTGAAGTGCAGCTCAATATTATTGCCAAACGCATTCTTGGCTTACCAGCGTAG
- a CDS encoding acyl-CoA dehydrogenase (PFAM: Acyl-CoA dehydrogenase, C-terminal domain; Acyl-CoA dehydrogenase, middle domain; Acyl-CoA dehydrogenase, N-terminal domain) produces MVMILSEEQQLLKDSAKAFLSESAPISALRAMRDAGDDHMPELWSKMSEMGWPGIVIPDAYSGLEFGYVGAGVVLEEMGRTLALSPFLSSAVVAASLINQLGSEQQKEKYLPSIATGELTAVLAADESGFFDLDGIATSATANDGGYTLSGSKRGVIDGHNADLFLIVTNGDEGMSVFAVEKEAAGISCETRLIVDSQRAADITLDSVAVSSDALMGTLGGASEALEFTIDVAAACSAAEMLGISIETFERTVGYLKEREQFGSKIGTFQGLQHRAAQLFAEIEVSKSAVLAALQALDENSEKRSVLASMAKAKCAKVVRNATEEGVQMHGGIGMTDEFDIGFFMKRAAVCRQAYGDYHYHADRFANLRGY; encoded by the coding sequence GTGGTAATGATCCTAAGTGAGGAGCAGCAGCTCCTCAAAGACTCGGCAAAAGCATTCCTATCAGAGAGTGCGCCGATTTCCGCACTGCGCGCGATGCGCGACGCGGGCGACGACCACATGCCAGAACTATGGTCAAAAATGAGCGAGATGGGTTGGCCTGGGATTGTGATTCCAGACGCCTACTCTGGTCTCGAATTCGGCTATGTGGGTGCAGGTGTTGTCCTTGAAGAGATGGGTCGCACGCTAGCGCTATCACCCTTCCTCAGTTCGGCCGTTGTCGCAGCAAGCTTGATTAACCAGCTTGGTTCGGAACAGCAGAAAGAAAAGTATCTGCCCAGCATTGCAACGGGTGAGCTCACGGCCGTGCTCGCGGCTGACGAATCTGGGTTCTTCGATCTCGATGGCATCGCAACGTCGGCCACGGCGAATGATGGTGGTTACACCCTCTCGGGAAGTAAGCGAGGGGTTATCGACGGCCACAATGCAGACCTTTTCCTGATCGTCACAAACGGTGACGAGGGCATGAGCGTCTTCGCTGTCGAGAAAGAGGCGGCAGGTATCTCCTGCGAGACACGTTTGATTGTCGACAGCCAAAGAGCCGCCGATATCACGCTCGATAGTGTCGCTGTCTCTTCGGACGCTCTAATGGGTACGCTGGGTGGTGCATCCGAGGCGCTCGAATTCACCATCGACGTTGCAGCGGCTTGCTCTGCAGCGGAGATGTTAGGTATTTCTATCGAGACCTTCGAGCGTACCGTCGGCTACCTGAAAGAGCGCGAGCAGTTTGGCAGCAAGATTGGTACTTTCCAGGGCCTTCAGCACCGCGCAGCACAGTTGTTTGCTGAAATCGAAGTCAGCAAGTCGGCGGTACTCGCTGCCTTGCAGGCACTCGATGAGAACAGCGAGAAGCGTTCTGTTCTAGCAAGCATGGCGAAAGCAAAGTGCGCGAAAGTTGTACGTAACGCCACCGAAGAAGGCGTTCAAATGCACGGTGGTATCGGCATGACCGACGAGTTTGATATCGGCTTCTTTATGAAGCGTGCAGCGGTATGCCGTCAGGCTTACGGCGACTACCACTATCACGCCGATCGCTTCGCGAATTTGCGAGGCTACTAA
- a CDS encoding cysteine synthase A (PFAM: Pyridoxal-phosphate dependent enzyme~TIGRFAM: cysteine synthase A; cysteine synthases) yields the protein MTIYSTSGRGVRYNSIVETVGDTPCVRLNRTGPSHVSMYVKVESFNPLASVKDRLALNIIEAAERDGTLKPGQTVVEATSGNTGIGLAMVCAAKGYPLVITMAESFSIERRRLMRFLGAKVVLTPKEERGIGMYNAAKKLAEDNGWFFARQFENAANADIHESTTAREILADFKDTSLDYWVTGYGTGGTVTGVARVLRAERPDCTIVLSEPHNATLIGSGVAQERNDDDSPKGSHPAWEPHVIQGWTPDFIPKVLQEGIDRAFFDEVRPVDGTKGMAMAQHLAANEGILTGVSGGSTLLTAIEVAESAPEGSVILVMLPDTGERYLSTPLFESIPAEMNDEEQALFASTR from the coding sequence ATGACTATTTATTCAACGAGCGGCCGCGGTGTGCGCTATAACTCTATCGTCGAGACGGTGGGTGACACGCCCTGTGTGCGACTCAATCGGACCGGGCCGTCGCATGTGTCAATGTACGTAAAGGTTGAGTCCTTCAACCCGCTTGCCTCGGTAAAAGACCGATTGGCGTTGAATATTATCGAAGCCGCAGAGCGCGACGGCACTTTGAAGCCGGGTCAAACCGTGGTCGAGGCAACGTCGGGTAACACCGGTATTGGGCTTGCGATGGTCTGTGCCGCCAAAGGCTACCCATTGGTTATTACCATGGCCGAGAGTTTCTCGATTGAGCGCCGAAGGCTTATGCGATTCTTGGGTGCCAAGGTGGTGTTAACCCCGAAGGAAGAGCGTGGCATCGGTATGTACAACGCGGCGAAGAAACTCGCTGAGGACAACGGTTGGTTCTTTGCGCGGCAGTTTGAAAACGCGGCAAATGCTGATATCCACGAATCAACAACGGCCCGCGAGATTCTGGCCGACTTTAAAGACACGTCGCTCGACTACTGGGTAACGGGCTATGGTACGGGCGGAACGGTTACCGGTGTTGCGCGTGTCCTAAGAGCCGAGCGTCCCGACTGCACGATCGTCTTGTCGGAGCCTCACAACGCCACGCTTATCGGTTCAGGCGTCGCGCAAGAGCGTAATGATGACGACTCACCCAAGGGTAGCCACCCTGCGTGGGAGCCGCACGTGATTCAGGGCTGGACGCCGGACTTTATTCCAAAGGTGCTACAAGAAGGTATCGATCGTGCCTTCTTTGATGAGGTGAGACCGGTTGATGGTACAAAGGGTATGGCGATGGCTCAGCACTTAGCCGCAAACGAGGGAATTCTGACGGGTGTATCCGGCGGATCAACCTTACTGACGGCGATTGAAGTCGCAGAGAGTGCGCCCGAGGGCTCAGTCATCTTGGTCATGCTCCCCGATACCGGTGAGCGATATTTATCTACACCGCTGTTCGAGTCGATTCCTGCCGAAATGAACGATGAGGAGCAAGCACTGTTTGCATCGACGCGCTGA
- a CDS encoding hypothetical protein (PFAM: Uncharacterised BCR, COG1937): protein MKQETRDNVDRRLARIEGQVKALRRMVGEDRYCIDIARQVQAARAALSSLESIILDDHIATCVQHALEGDNLSDREAKIDELIKVMRGKK, encoded by the coding sequence GTGAAACAAGAAACCAGAGATAACGTTGATCGCCGACTCGCCCGCATTGAAGGGCAAGTCAAAGCTTTGCGCCGAATGGTAGGTGAGGACCGGTACTGCATCGATATCGCAAGACAGGTGCAAGCTGCACGCGCTGCGCTCTCCAGCCTCGAGTCGATCATTCTCGATGACCACATTGCCACCTGCGTTCAACATGCGCTTGAAGGCGACAACCTCAGTGATCGCGAAGCTAAGATCGATGAACTCATCAAGGTAATGCGAGGCAAAAAATGA